TATATTTTAGCAGACCGTTTTGGTTTACAAAGTTCAATTGCATTTCATTGGTTTTATAATATTTGTGTTGGGAGTATCTTTGGATAAGGAGGAGATGTTATGTTGTTTTATATTATCATTGCGAGTATATTAAATATACTTTTAGTTATTATTGGGACAAAATTTTTATTAAGTTTAACCATTTTAGGATTTATTTTTATTATTTATCTTTTCCCGCTAATATTAAATTCGCTACTTTCCGCTTTAGCAGTTTTAAAAAAGAAAAAAAAATCACTTTATTGCTTGGTTTTTCCAACAATTTCTTTACTTGCTTATATTATTATAGGAGTTTTTTTGGAAAACTCAAGCTCATGGACTAAATTTATTGAGTACAATACAA
The DNA window shown above is from Streptococcus salivarius and carries:
- a CDS encoding Msa family membrane protein, which codes for MLFYIIIASILNILLVIIGTKFLLSLTILGFIFIIYLFPLILNSLLSALAVLKKKKKSLYCLVFPTISLLAYIIIGVFLENSSSWTKFIEYNTITSGEMYIKINTSLIEPSQIIFVVLLYFLVEYIILKILERMMKKNGNN